The sequence ACCACGCTATCGCCCCGTTATTATGCTTATTAGCCAAACTTCTTCCCCCTATCGTGGCGCTACATTTGAGCGCGTTTCGTAAGCCGGAATCCGTCTGCCTGGGCTTTTATGTTTGGAAATGGTCAAAATCGGGGGCCAACTGTAGAAGATGAGCTAAAATTCCTGTTATAGGTATATAAAAATCCTATCTCATATTATAGAGGAGCAGCGACAAGCTACCTTCTCGCACGAGCTAGTTATCCATTCTTTCTCTGCAAGCCAATGTCGTAGGCTCTGAGTCTTTCCTTCAAACCCGTTCCATCGATTAGGAGAAGATCGTTGCGGCCTCTGGCAAGATCCCATGATTCTCTAGAAAAATATCCTGAAGTGACCAAGATTACTTTGGTTATATTGGCAAGAGATTGTTTCACCCCGAGTAGCTCTCTGACATATCTATCTCCAACAGATCGTCCTGGATAGTGCTTGCACTGAATCGCAAGGTAATCCCAGCCAACATCTGTCTGTCGTTTAGCGTAGACATCTACACCTTTGTCTTTTGAAGCCGGAGTCAAGTCAACCGTGAATTTCATCTTCTCAAAGAGATGTGCAACAAGTTCCTCGAATTCCCTAGGGCTAAGCCCTTCAAGCTCCTTGCTAAGCTTTGCATCGATCTCAGTTTCTTCTCTTCTTGCGGCCTTCGCCTTCTCAAGACCAAAGAGGCTGAATAGCTCTTCTTCCGTTAATACCTTCTCCAGTTTAGTCTCGCTTAGATCATCGATAACTTCGTTGAATAATCTGCTCTTTTTCTTCAATAGATTCTCTATTCTCTCTTCAATGGTACCAGCGGTAAATAGCTTCGTCACGAAGACAGTCTTTTTTTGCCCTATCCTGTGAGCCCTATCCTCAGCCTGTATCGCAGTCGAAGGGTTCCACCATAGGTCGAAATGAAACACATAGTTGGCTTCAGTTATCGTCACCCCAACGCCACCAGCTTTTACAGAAGCTAGCAGCACTTTACTATCCTCGTGCTTAAATCCGTAGAGAACATCATCTCTCTGTCTATTAGATAGTGCTCCCGTAAACATTAGTGGATTGAATCGGCCCAGTTTTTCGTTAATATGCACCAGGCTCTTCTCTGGGTACTGCGAGAATACTATGGCCTTATCTCCCTGCTCGGTAATTTCCTCTAATCTTTCACTCAGGTATTCAAGTTTGCAGCTTTCTTTGGTTTCTATTTCTATATTACAGATTTGCTTTAGCTTAGTTATTAATGCAAGGACGTCTTTAACGGTAGCAGATGTTCCCATCTCGTCCAATTTAACAACACCTTCATTTTCTGCTCTTTCATACGCTTCTCTTTGAGCAGGCAATAGATCAAGCCATACATCCTCATATATCTTTGCGGGTAACTCGGGAAGTACATCTGCCTTTCTTCTTCTCAGGAAATATGGCTCGATGGTTTTCTTGACCCTTGTAGGCCATTTCGCGTCCTCATATTTCAATAGGCCCGGCTTGAGATAAGCAAATATTGCTATCAATTCCTTAAGCCGATTCTCCAAGGGAGTACCTGATAATCCCCAGCGCATTTGGGCCTTGATCATCCTTGCGGCTTTCGTCCTATTCGCTTCAGGATTCTTGATGGTTTGGATCTCATCCAAAATAGCAAGGTCAAATATTTTCCCTGCCCTGTCTCGTTCTTCTTCTCCATCAAGAGAGCCCGACAAGTCTTGCCTGAGCGTGTCATATGTACACAGGTAAACATGTGAGGGCAGACTCCATTCAACCTGCCTCTTTTCCGGTGGACCTTCAATCTTTCGCACACGCAGCTCTGGAGCCCAATCTGAAAATTTTCTCTCCCAGTCCGTGAGAACGGATTTCGGAGAGAGGACGAGTACTTTTGATATCTTGTTGACTTGAAAGAGACATCGAATGGCAACAATGGCTTGTATCGATTTGCCTAATCCCATTTCGTCGCCCAGCAAAGCATGTTCATGTTCGGTGAGCCATTTAACCCCATCAACTTGAAAGTTGAACAGACCTTTACCCGTCGGAAAGGCGAGTATGTTATCAAAGTCCACCCCAAGAGGTGGATGAAGCAAAGGGAGTATGAAATCAAAGATACCAAAGCGTGACGCAGCCTCTTTCAGCTCTCTTCTTTCTTCTTCTCTACAAATACTGCACCATCTCTTTTTCATCTCATGTATGCATATTTCATCGCTATCAACTAGCGTCATCCGGGCTTTCTTGTCGCCATCTTGGGTTTCATAAACCTTGCCTACTGGCCTCCCTTTATCATGCAGAAGAGGTATTGATACAATCTCAGCCGCCCCTATTTTTTGTGTGACATTCAGAATATCTAGAATCAACTCATCCTTCGTCATGGAGTGGGAGAACTCGGTGGCGCAGAATGGGCATTTGATATCTCGGGAATATGGCAATTGATCGATTCTGATATATCCGACTAGTACTTGTGCACAATCGACGTTTGGACAAGCCATAAGCACTTTAAAAAACGGAATGGCCTCAGCCTTGTATTTTAGGGGTTCAACGAGACACCTGATGTCGGTAATTGTAGGCTGCGGCAATGCATCGATTATTATATGTTCTGCTCGGGCACGCTCAAGGTCGAACTGCTCTATCTTGCTAATCAATGGCTTCTTGATAGGAAACACCTTATCAAGAATTCTGGGATGTATATTCTTTAAGGAGGTGCTGGATTTGCTGGCCATTATTGAAAACGCTGTTCCTTTTCCCTTAATACTTCTATTGCTCTCTCTATCCTTTCAAAGGGTTCTAAGAGATCGAGATGTGAGAAGACGCTTCCAATGAAATTCATCGACATTTCCTGGTCCTGCTCAAAATCAGGGTGTGGCGAACAAACAATGGGCTGGAACCTGCCCGTATTACAGGTAACCCGAAATCTGCTAAGCCCTTTCCCTGAACCATCTGCCTGTTCTACCTCGATCACCTCACCTGCCCTACCTATGAAAACCAATGGGTACGAGATATTCTCCCTTATTTTTAGAAGGTACTCTTTATTGACAATGATGAGGCTTGGCGTATTGCTAATTGATTGCAGCAGGGGAAGA comes from Actinomycetota bacterium and encodes:
- a CDS encoding restriction endonuclease; protein product: MASKSSTSLKNIHPRILDKVFPIKKPLISKIEQFDLERARAEHIIIDALPQPTITDIRCLVEPLKYKAEAIPFFKVLMACPNVDCAQVLVGYIRIDQLPYSRDIKCPFCATEFSHSMTKDELILDILNVTQKIGAAEIVSIPLLHDKGRPVGKVYETQDGDKKARMTLVDSDEICIHEMKKRWCSICREEERRELKEAASRFGIFDFILPLLHPPLGVDFDNILAFPTGKGLFNFQVDGVKWLTEHEHALLGDEMGLGKSIQAIVAIRCLFQVNKISKVLVLSPKSVLTDWERKFSDWAPELRVRKIEGPPEKRQVEWSLPSHVYLCTYDTLRQDLSGSLDGEEERDRAGKIFDLAILDEIQTIKNPEANRTKAARMIKAQMRWGLSGTPLENRLKELIAIFAYLKPGLLKYEDAKWPTRVKKTIEPYFLRRRKADVLPELPAKIYEDVWLDLLPAQREAYERAENEGVVKLDEMGTSATVKDVLALITKLKQICNIEIETKESCKLEYLSERLEEITEQGDKAIVFSQYPEKSLVHINEKLGRFNPLMFTGALSNRQRDDVLYGFKHEDSKVLLASVKAGGVGVTITEANYVFHFDLWWNPSTAIQAEDRAHRIGQKKTVFVTKLFTAGTIEERIENLLKKKSRLFNEVIDDLSETKLEKVLTEEELFSLFGLEKAKAARREETEIDAKLSKELEGLSPREFEELVAHLFEKMKFTVDLTPASKDKGVDVYAKRQTDVGWDYLAIQCKHYPGRSVGDRYVRELLGVKQSLANITKVILVTSGYFSRESWDLARGRNDLLLIDGTGLKERLRAYDIGLQRKNG